A region of Natribaculum luteum DNA encodes the following proteins:
- a CDS encoding HAD family hydrolase codes for MRAILFDLDGTLLRLTREYHDLLAETFETVCGTVDDGWLEAYDEAFYDLFAACEPDPVRRAFDRVEGASDPDALAATLREREAEACEPPAGAAADLERLAASYDLGVLTNGVPEWQRYKLRAHDLERYVDVVVSSYEAGAHKPNVAPYRLAERRLPADAHAMVGDADADVRGAQKAGWAAHRYDGGGFGDLPDTIRWER; via the coding sequence ATGCGAGCGATACTCTTCGATCTCGACGGGACGCTCCTTCGGCTCACTCGCGAGTACCACGACCTGCTGGCCGAGACGTTCGAGACGGTGTGTGGCACGGTCGACGACGGGTGGCTCGAGGCCTACGACGAGGCGTTCTACGACCTGTTCGCGGCCTGCGAACCCGACCCCGTCCGACGGGCGTTCGATCGCGTCGAGGGGGCGTCTGATCCGGACGCGCTGGCGGCGACGCTCCGCGAGCGGGAAGCCGAGGCCTGCGAACCGCCGGCGGGTGCCGCGGCGGATCTCGAGCGGCTGGCGGCGAGTTACGACCTCGGCGTGCTCACGAACGGCGTTCCGGAGTGGCAACGGTACAAGCTTCGGGCGCACGACCTCGAGCGCTACGTCGACGTCGTCGTCAGTTCCTACGAGGCGGGCGCGCACAAGCCGAACGTCGCTCCCTATCGGCTCGCCGAGCGCCGGCTTCCGGCGGACGCCCACGCGATGGTTGGCGACGCCGATGCGGACGTCCGTGGGGCACAGAAAGCGGGCTGGGCCGCACACCGATACGACGGAGGGGGGTTCGGTGACCTCCCCGACACGATACGGTGGGAGCGGTGA
- the pdxS gene encoding pyridoxal 5'-phosphate synthase lyase subunit PdxS has product MAESTDLEELRRGTDLVKRGFARMQKGGVIMDVVNPEQARIAEDAGAVAVMALEAVPADIRKRGGVARMADPADVEEIIEEVSIPVMGKARIGHTKEAQILEAVGVDMVDESEVLTPADDAYHIDKRDFTAPFVCGARNLGEALRRIGEGAAMIRTKGEAGTGDVNQAVHHQRTIKGEIRKLEGMTHEEREAYAREIEAPAELVHETAEMGRLPVVNFAAGGIATPADAALMMHHECDGIFVGSGIFGAEDPVAMGEAIVNATNNWDDPEALAEISKNIGKGMKGDANVDLPEEEKLQGRGV; this is encoded by the coding sequence ATGGCCGAGAGCACGGATCTCGAGGAGCTTCGACGCGGAACTGATCTGGTAAAGCGCGGGTTCGCCCGAATGCAGAAAGGCGGCGTCATCATGGACGTCGTCAACCCCGAGCAGGCGCGCATCGCCGAAGACGCCGGCGCAGTCGCGGTGATGGCACTCGAGGCCGTCCCGGCCGACATCCGGAAACGGGGCGGCGTCGCCAGGATGGCCGATCCCGCGGACGTCGAGGAGATCATCGAGGAGGTCTCGATCCCCGTGATGGGCAAAGCACGGATCGGGCACACCAAAGAGGCCCAGATTCTCGAGGCCGTCGGCGTCGACATGGTCGACGAGTCGGAAGTGCTGACGCCCGCTGACGACGCCTACCACATCGACAAACGCGACTTCACCGCGCCGTTCGTCTGTGGCGCACGGAACCTCGGCGAGGCACTGCGCCGGATCGGCGAGGGTGCGGCGATGATCCGAACCAAGGGCGAAGCGGGCACTGGTGACGTCAACCAGGCCGTCCACCACCAGCGCACGATCAAAGGCGAGATCCGCAAACTCGAGGGGATGACCCACGAGGAACGCGAGGCCTACGCCCGCGAGATCGAAGCGCCCGCCGAACTCGTCCACGAGACCGCCGAGATGGGTCGGCTACCCGTCGTGAACTTCGCAGCCGGCGGCATCGCGACGCCCGCCGACGCCGCGCTCATGATGCACCACGAGTGCGACGGCATCTTCGTCGGCAGCGGCATCTTCGGCGCGGAGGACCCCGTAGCCATGGGTGAGGCGATCGTGAACGCGACGAACAACTGGGACGATCCCGAAGCGCTGGCCGAGATTTCGAAGAACATCGGCAAGGGGATGAAAGGCGACGCGAACGTCGACCTCCCCGAAGAGGAGAAGCTGCAGGGACGGGGCGTCTAA
- a CDS encoding acetoacetate decarboxylase family protein yields the protein MRSRRRLSTGHEVTLPLELSCAIGGVVLPARRRRLARILPSALSPLAIAPGIGCVILVGIQYHCVGGPEPDAADAAEGATGLEPYDEFGVIVPAVAGARVDLPLVQLAGDVGGYVHWLPVTTDASVALGREIWGYPKERADVTVTDGPDGIRTVVDTDDDRVLRLEAPRVRDREREWTTHSYTTKDGDLLRTRADLSGRIGLRPGIGARVEWGEAAGALRELTSGASALASVYGSRVRARLFDGKSRRSTDD from the coding sequence ATGCGAAGCCGACGACGACTCTCGACTGGTCACGAGGTCACCCTCCCGCTCGAGCTCTCGTGTGCGATAGGTGGCGTCGTCCTCCCGGCCCGCCGGCGACGGCTGGCCCGCATCCTTCCGTCGGCGCTGTCACCGCTCGCGATCGCACCTGGCATCGGCTGTGTGATCCTCGTCGGAATCCAGTACCACTGCGTCGGCGGCCCAGAGCCTGACGCGGCCGACGCTGCGGAGGGAGCGACTGGTCTCGAGCCGTACGACGAGTTCGGCGTGATCGTCCCGGCCGTCGCCGGGGCTCGCGTCGACCTGCCGCTCGTCCAGCTCGCGGGCGACGTCGGCGGATACGTCCACTGGCTCCCGGTGACGACCGACGCGTCGGTCGCGCTCGGACGCGAGATCTGGGGGTACCCGAAAGAGCGCGCCGACGTGACCGTCACCGACGGGCCAGACGGCATCAGGACCGTCGTCGACACCGACGACGACCGAGTCCTCCGACTCGAGGCCCCGCGAGTCCGTGACCGCGAGCGCGAGTGGACGACACACAGCTACACGACGAAAGACGGCGACCTCCTCCGCACACGTGCCGACCTCAGCGGTCGAATCGGGCTTCGACCAGGGATCGGTGCGAGAGTCGAGTGGGGCGAGGCGGCAGGCGCCCTCCGAGAGTTGACGAGCGGCGCCTCGGCGCTCGCAAGCGTGTACGGTTCGCGGGTTCGGGCGCGGCTGTTCGACGGCAAATCACGCAGGAGTACCGACGACTGA
- a CDS encoding DUF1405 domain-containing protein: MTTTGLPDRDRLPTYLAPVPKKIEDLGLRYAWLVVAVNLGGTVFGFWYYRHQFAETTTVMWPFVPDSPVATLLIALAIASWKLGHERPWLTALAFFGNVILGLWTPFTLLAFFDAYAYLHPVMYHFLFWSHLAMVVQAFVLHRITNFPVGAVAVALAWYGVGLIVDYSVPIVGDPHHTLIPVARDTPMFLGADALGVVAAGETAFTLLALFLALSTRVKKLEAIAGPLPDDS, translated from the coding sequence ATGACGACGACTGGGCTGCCCGACCGGGATCGACTGCCGACGTACCTGGCTCCAGTTCCGAAGAAAATCGAGGACCTCGGCCTCCGGTACGCCTGGCTCGTCGTCGCGGTCAACCTGGGCGGGACGGTCTTTGGCTTCTGGTACTACCGCCACCAGTTCGCGGAGACGACGACGGTCATGTGGCCGTTCGTCCCCGACAGTCCCGTCGCCACGCTGTTGATCGCACTCGCGATCGCGAGCTGGAAGCTCGGTCACGAGCGACCGTGGCTCACCGCGCTCGCCTTCTTCGGTAACGTGATATTGGGGCTGTGGACGCCCTTTACCCTGCTCGCGTTCTTCGACGCCTACGCGTACTTGCATCCGGTAATGTATCACTTCCTCTTCTGGAGCCACCTTGCGATGGTCGTCCAGGCGTTCGTCCTCCACCGGATCACGAACTTCCCGGTCGGCGCCGTCGCCGTCGCCCTCGCGTGGTACGGGGTTGGCCTGATCGTCGACTACTCCGTGCCGATCGTCGGCGATCCACACCACACGCTCATCCCCGTCGCCCGCGACACGCCGATGTTCCTTGGGGCCGACGCCCTCGGCGTCGTCGCGGCCGGCGAGACGGCCTTCACGCTGCTGGCGCTCTTCCTGGCACTCTCGACGCGCGTCAAAAAGCTCGAGGCGATCGCGGGTCCGTTGCCGGACGACTCCTAA
- a CDS encoding DUF7344 domain-containing protein, which yields MTIDTSNVEPASTDPSLPASTVFELLLDRHRRYVLYYLFETVGEVSLEELADRLARWDGKPTESRRECVRIELHHNHVPRLTDARVARYHPSRDTVELLPAARQLEPHLDLVADSDR from the coding sequence ATGACAATTGATACCTCGAACGTGGAGCCAGCCAGTACCGATCCGTCCCTCCCGGCGAGTACCGTCTTCGAGCTGTTACTCGACCGACACAGACGGTACGTGCTGTATTACCTCTTCGAGACGGTCGGGGAGGTCTCACTCGAGGAACTCGCCGACCGGCTCGCGCGATGGGACGGAAAACCCACCGAGAGCAGGCGAGAGTGCGTCCGGATCGAACTTCATCACAACCACGTTCCCAGGCTGACGGACGCGCGGGTCGCCCGCTACCATCCGAGCAGGGACACCGTCGAACTGCTGCCGGCGGCGAGACAACTCGAGCCACACCTCGACCTCGTCGCCGATTCCGATCGGTGA
- a CDS encoding valine--tRNA ligase, producing the protein MCPTSIHRATTGITNVRATFATDVYAESTTPVRGGESMSMDAEEQADEPAASLEGGYDPEAVESKWQRRWVDEETYAYEGNAETDPNTVYAIDTPPPTVSGSLHMGHLYGHTLQDFAARFQRMADGDVLFPFGYDDNGIASERLTEKELDIRHQEYERREFQNLCREVCQDYEAEFTEKMQSIGCSIDWNNTYKTIEPRVQRISQLSFLDLYEQGREYRKKAPAIWCPECETAISQVEMEDMEKGSHFNDIAFEIVGEDAPREEFVISTTRPELLPACVSVFVHPDDEDNEDLVGETARIPIFGHEVPIIEDERVDMEKGSGVVMCCTFGDQNDIEWYQAHDLPLRVAIDESATMTDLAGDYEGMSTEEAREAIVEDLEAEGYLRDRWEITHAVQVHERCDTPVEFRVSKQWYVEILDHKEEYLEAGQEMDWYPEKMFTRYKHWIEGLEWDWLISRQRDSGIPFPVWYCEECDHPIVAEREDLPVDPLSDDPPVDACPECGHDAFEPEDDVFDTWATSSLTPLINAGWDWDDDAEEFTMDHPELYPFDLRPQGHDIISFWLFHTIVKCYEHTGEVPFDATMINGHVLDENREKMSKSRGNVVEPAEVIAEYPVDAVRFWAASAAVGDDFPYQEQDIVAGEKLLRKLWNASKLVDTIAPADPEEPEELEAIDRWLLAELDDAIDTLTEHFEAYEFAKARNHLRTFFWNTFCDDYLEIAKTREDDPSTQYTLRIAHRTFLLLWAPILPHATEEIWQATYADGEPRDDTAEFDSVHTEDWPAVRGYEADLEAGETGMEVISALRRYKSKRQLPLNAELESVSVYGSIDGFEEAIRDVMHVDDLEVLDEQPEITTEVASIDLDYATLGPKFGSKVGEIDAAIDDGEYEIDDDAGVLRVAGEELEDDLFDVEVERTYSGDGEMLETESAVVIVG; encoded by the coding sequence TTGTGTCCGACCAGTATTCATCGAGCAACGACCGGTATCACCAATGTACGAGCGACGTTCGCGACCGACGTGTACGCGGAATCGACCACGCCCGTCCGGGGCGGTGAAAGCATGAGCATGGACGCCGAAGAGCAGGCTGACGAGCCGGCTGCCAGCCTCGAGGGCGGCTACGACCCCGAGGCCGTCGAATCGAAGTGGCAGCGCCGGTGGGTCGACGAGGAGACCTACGCCTACGAGGGCAACGCCGAGACAGACCCGAACACCGTCTACGCCATCGACACGCCGCCGCCGACGGTCTCGGGGAGTCTGCACATGGGCCACCTCTACGGCCACACGTTGCAGGACTTCGCGGCGCGCTTCCAGCGGATGGCCGACGGCGACGTGTTGTTCCCCTTCGGCTACGACGACAACGGGATCGCCTCCGAGCGGCTGACTGAAAAGGAACTGGACATTCGCCACCAGGAGTACGAGCGCCGCGAGTTCCAGAACCTCTGTCGGGAGGTCTGCCAGGACTACGAGGCCGAGTTCACCGAGAAGATGCAGTCGATCGGCTGCTCGATCGACTGGAACAACACCTACAAGACGATCGAGCCCCGCGTCCAGCGGATCTCCCAGCTCTCCTTTCTCGACCTCTACGAGCAGGGCCGCGAGTACCGGAAGAAAGCGCCAGCGATCTGGTGTCCCGAGTGTGAGACGGCGATCTCGCAGGTCGAGATGGAGGACATGGAGAAGGGGTCGCACTTCAACGACATCGCGTTCGAGATAGTGGGGGAAGACGCCCCGCGCGAGGAGTTCGTCATCTCCACGACGCGTCCGGAACTTCTGCCGGCCTGCGTCTCGGTGTTCGTCCACCCGGACGACGAGGACAACGAGGATCTCGTCGGCGAGACCGCCCGCATCCCGATCTTCGGCCACGAGGTGCCGATCATCGAGGACGAGCGCGTCGACATGGAGAAAGGAAGCGGGGTCGTCATGTGCTGTACGTTCGGCGACCAGAACGACATCGAGTGGTACCAGGCCCACGACCTCCCGCTGCGCGTGGCCATCGACGAGTCCGCGACGATGACCGACCTCGCCGGCGACTACGAAGGGATGTCGACCGAGGAGGCCCGCGAGGCCATCGTCGAGGACCTAGAGGCGGAGGGCTACCTGCGTGATCGCTGGGAGATTACCCACGCGGTGCAGGTCCACGAACGCTGTGACACGCCCGTCGAGTTCCGCGTCTCCAAACAGTGGTACGTCGAGATCCTGGACCACAAAGAGGAGTACCTCGAGGCCGGCCAGGAGATGGACTGGTACCCGGAGAAGATGTTCACCCGGTACAAACACTGGATCGAGGGCCTCGAGTGGGACTGGCTGATCTCCCGCCAGCGCGACTCGGGCATTCCGTTCCCCGTCTGGTACTGCGAGGAGTGTGACCACCCGATCGTGGCCGAGCGCGAGGACCTGCCGGTCGATCCCCTGAGCGACGACCCGCCGGTCGACGCCTGCCCGGAGTGTGGCCACGACGCGTTCGAGCCCGAAGACGACGTCTTCGACACCTGGGCGACCTCGTCGCTCACCCCCCTCATCAACGCCGGCTGGGACTGGGACGACGACGCGGAGGAGTTCACGATGGACCACCCCGAACTCTACCCGTTCGACCTCCGTCCCCAGGGCCACGACATCATCTCCTTCTGGCTGTTCCACACCATCGTCAAGTGTTACGAACACACCGGCGAGGTGCCGTTCGACGCGACGATGATCAACGGCCACGTCCTGGACGAGAACAGAGAGAAGATGTCCAAATCGCGGGGGAACGTGGTGGAACCCGCCGAGGTCATCGCGGAGTACCCCGTCGACGCCGTGCGCTTCTGGGCAGCGAGTGCCGCCGTCGGCGACGACTTCCCCTATCAGGAGCAGGACATCGTCGCCGGGGAGAAGCTGCTCCGGAAGCTCTGGAACGCCTCGAAACTGGTCGACACGATTGCGCCCGCCGATCCCGAGGAACCCGAGGAACTCGAGGCGATCGATCGCTGGCTGCTCGCGGAACTGGACGACGCGATCGACACCCTCACCGAGCACTTCGAGGCCTACGAGTTCGCCAAGGCTCGCAACCACCTCCGGACGTTCTTCTGGAACACGTTCTGTGACGACTACCTCGAGATCGCCAAGACCCGCGAGGACGATCCCTCGACCCAGTACACTCTGCGGATCGCCCACCGGACCTTCCTCCTGCTGTGGGCGCCCATCCTGCCCCACGCCACCGAGGAGATCTGGCAGGCGACGTACGCGGATGGCGAGCCGAGAGACGACACAGCCGAGTTCGACAGCGTCCACACCGAAGACTGGCCCGCAGTGCGAGGCTACGAGGCCGACCTCGAGGCCGGCGAGACCGGGATGGAGGTCATCTCCGCGCTGCGGCGGTACAAGAGCAAACGCCAGCTTCCGCTCAACGCGGAACTCGAGTCCGTCTCGGTGTACGGTTCCATCGACGGCTTCGAGGAAGCGATCCGGGACGTGATGCACGTCGACGACCTCGAGGTCCTCGACGAACAGCCGGAGATCACGACCGAGGTCGCCTCGATCGACCTCGACTACGCGACGCTCGGACCGAAGTTCGGCTCGAAAGTCGGCGAGATCGACGCCGCGATCGACGACGGTGAGTACGAGATCGACGACGACGCGGGCGTCCTGCGCGTCGCCGGCGAGGAACTCGAGGACGACCTGTTCGACGTCGAGGTCGAACGGACGTACTCTGGTGACGGCGAGATGCTCGAGACGGAGTCGGCGGTCGTCATCGTCGGGTAA
- a CDS encoding efflux RND transporter permease subunit, giving the protein MAGGPVDRYADVLVSRSRLVIVLALVLTALVAAGAVVGESEDGEIGQFETDSAERDALEEIEATYGTDDAVVAQLVVREEGGDVLTRESLLESLRLQREVRENETLNATLREEGFVGLENVVATAAVHEDRFAGRTGPPGNDTTTGPTNASDTSDRGDENGSTAPPQTTDQFASPTLEDQIEALESRSDAEVETLLERVLDPDAETPGGDPYEFLPSDYEQGATTADARITFVFQVNDGGPDEDPQDAYDAQVAIASLVEERFDDAFVFGQGITDDASTRAVGDSFAIITPVALVLVLVVLGFAYRDLVDVLLGVFGIGVVMAWLAGIQGWLEIPSSQLLIAVPFLLIGLSIDYSLHVVMRYREAREGTLEADDGSVDRRDPTTAMRLGVAGVVLALAAATFSTGVGFLSNYVSPLAAVRDFAVLSAGGIFATFLVFGALVPAVKLEVERLFDRFGRERRKPAVGVSAGPINRALSTVVSLATRAPVVVVVVALLLASAGAYGATGIDTEFNQADFLPEDAPAWAKSLPGPLAPGDYDVRENVAYLGENFRQRGEGSEAQILLREDVTDPATLEAVDDVTRDFDRDGTIVPRPDGTAAIESPASVLREVADDEPSVAAAIDQRDADGDGLPDEDVAAVYDILFDVAPDRASSVLYRTDDGTYESARLTVGVQGDAPAQTIAGDVRDVASTIETNAPVTAVATGGPVVTAVVQDALLETLVQAFAVTLVVILTFLVALYWWRHRAPGLGVVTLAPVVVALAWLLGTMAAFDVPFNSETAVITSLAIGLGVDYSIHLGERIVDERARREEIGDALEAAVTGTGGALLGSAATTAAGFGVLALALAPPLQRFGIVTGLSIVYAFVACVTVLPSVFALRERFLERR; this is encoded by the coding sequence ATGGCTGGCGGTCCCGTCGACCGGTACGCCGACGTTCTCGTCTCGCGGAGCCGTCTCGTGATCGTCCTCGCACTCGTGCTGACGGCGCTCGTCGCCGCCGGTGCCGTCGTGGGCGAGAGCGAGGACGGAGAGATCGGCCAGTTCGAGACCGACTCCGCAGAGCGCGACGCCCTAGAGGAGATCGAGGCGACATACGGCACCGACGACGCGGTCGTCGCCCAGCTCGTCGTTCGCGAGGAAGGCGGCGACGTCCTCACCCGCGAGTCGCTGCTCGAGAGCCTGCGACTCCAGCGCGAGGTCCGCGAGAACGAGACGCTGAACGCGACGCTTCGCGAGGAAGGATTCGTCGGCCTCGAGAACGTCGTCGCGACGGCGGCGGTCCACGAAGACCGGTTCGCCGGACGGACCGGCCCGCCCGGTAACGACACGACGACCGGGCCCACAAACGCCAGCGACACGTCCGACCGTGGCGACGAGAACGGCAGCACCGCGCCTCCGCAGACGACCGACCAGTTCGCGTCGCCGACGCTCGAGGATCAGATCGAGGCCCTCGAGTCGCGGTCGGACGCCGAGGTCGAGACCCTCCTCGAGCGGGTTCTCGACCCCGACGCGGAGACGCCCGGCGGCGATCCCTACGAGTTCCTGCCGTCTGACTACGAACAGGGGGCGACGACCGCCGACGCCCGGATCACGTTCGTCTTTCAGGTAAACGACGGCGGCCCCGACGAAGACCCGCAAGACGCGTACGACGCCCAGGTCGCGATCGCCTCGCTGGTCGAGGAGCGATTCGACGACGCGTTCGTCTTCGGGCAGGGGATTACCGACGACGCGTCCACACGAGCCGTCGGCGATAGCTTCGCGATCATCACGCCCGTCGCGCTCGTGCTCGTGCTGGTCGTCCTCGGCTTTGCCTACCGCGACCTCGTCGACGTCCTGCTCGGCGTCTTCGGCATCGGCGTCGTGATGGCGTGGCTCGCCGGCATCCAGGGCTGGCTCGAGATCCCCTCGAGTCAACTCCTGATCGCGGTGCCGTTCCTGTTGATCGGGTTGAGCATCGACTACTCGCTGCACGTCGTGATGCGCTACCGGGAGGCCCGAGAGGGAACGCTCGAGGCCGACGACGGCTCCGTCGACCGGCGTGATCCGACGACGGCCATGCGGCTGGGCGTCGCGGGCGTCGTCCTCGCGCTTGCGGCCGCCACGTTCTCGACGGGGGTCGGTTTCCTCTCGAACTACGTCAGCCCGCTCGCTGCCGTCCGCGACTTCGCCGTGTTGAGCGCCGGCGGCATCTTCGCGACGTTTCTCGTCTTCGGCGCGCTCGTACCGGCGGTCAAACTCGAGGTCGAACGCCTCTTCGACCGGTTCGGACGCGAGCGGCGCAAACCGGCGGTCGGGGTCAGCGCGGGTCCGATCAACCGCGCCCTCTCGACGGTCGTCTCGCTGGCCACGCGAGCGCCGGTCGTTGTCGTGGTCGTCGCGCTCTTGCTCGCGTCGGCGGGAGCCTACGGCGCGACCGGCATCGACACGGAGTTCAACCAGGCCGACTTCCTGCCCGAGGACGCGCCGGCGTGGGCGAAGTCACTGCCCGGCCCGCTCGCACCCGGCGACTACGACGTCCGGGAGAACGTCGCCTACCTCGGCGAGAACTTCCGCCAGCGAGGCGAGGGGTCCGAAGCCCAGATCCTGTTACGCGAGGACGTGACCGATCCGGCGACGCTCGAGGCCGTAGACGACGTCACGCGCGATTTCGACCGCGACGGGACGATCGTCCCCCGTCCGGACGGGACGGCGGCGATCGAGAGTCCGGCGTCCGTCCTCCGCGAGGTCGCCGACGACGAACCCTCGGTCGCGGCGGCGATCGACCAGCGAGACGCCGACGGCGACGGCTTGCCCGACGAGGACGTCGCGGCAGTCTACGACATCCTGTTCGACGTCGCTCCCGATCGAGCCTCGTCGGTGCTGTACCGGACCGACGACGGCACCTACGAGTCCGCCCGGCTGACGGTCGGCGTGCAGGGCGACGCCCCAGCACAGACGATCGCCGGGGACGTCCGGGACGTCGCGTCGACGATCGAAACGAACGCGCCCGTGACGGCGGTCGCCACCGGCGGCCCCGTCGTCACCGCCGTAGTCCAGGATGCGTTGCTCGAGACGCTCGTCCAGGCGTTCGCCGTGACGCTCGTCGTCATCCTCACGTTCCTCGTGGCGCTGTACTGGTGGCGTCACCGCGCCCCCGGCCTGGGCGTCGTGACGCTCGCCCCGGTGGTGGTCGCGCTCGCCTGGCTGCTCGGCACGATGGCCGCCTTCGACGTTCCGTTCAACAGCGAGACGGCCGTCATCACGAGCCTCGCGATCGGCCTCGGCGTCGACTACAGCATCCACCTCGGCGAGCGTATCGTCGACGAACGCGCCCGTCGCGAGGAGATCGGCGACGCCCTCGAGGCGGCGGTCACCGGGACGGGCGGTGCCTTGCTCGGCAGCGCGGCGACCACGGCGGCCGGCTTCGGCGTCCTCGCGCTCGCGCTCGCGCCGCCGCTCCAGCGGTTCGGTATCGTGACGGGACTGAGCATCGTCTACGCCTTCGTCGCCTGCGTGACGGTCCTGCCGAGCGTCTTCGCGCTGCGCGAACGCTTCCTCGAGCGCCGGTAG
- a CDS encoding DUF6293 family protein, which translates to MQTHIVPVGFDYDRLIAPLVRDQIDVDRVVLLEGAVGSEANVEYSRHLSRKLETDFRNLLGAATERFVLEDVYDYDGAFEQAYDLINAELDRGNEVWVNVAAMPRTVSFAFANAAHSLMVERQEDREQIHTYYTAPEKYLETELAEELRDGAALLEDLLEEGAVADDRIEDRLESARGLLAEFDERGTTIGAKEIDGDHIVELPVASFSNVKPFEELILYKLGEDGEFDSVSELAEALARELNEEYTDSFRSKVIYNVDRLGPGGKGYIEREEHGKSYRTRLSRIGELWVRAHSDADSDRREE; encoded by the coding sequence ATGCAGACCCACATCGTCCCGGTCGGGTTCGACTACGACCGGCTGATCGCCCCCCTCGTGCGCGATCAGATCGACGTCGACCGCGTCGTCCTCCTCGAGGGGGCGGTCGGCAGCGAGGCCAACGTCGAGTACTCCCGTCACCTCTCGCGAAAGCTCGAGACGGACTTTCGGAACCTGCTGGGGGCGGCGACCGAACGGTTCGTCCTCGAGGACGTCTACGACTACGACGGGGCGTTCGAGCAGGCCTACGACCTGATCAACGCCGAACTCGACCGGGGAAACGAAGTCTGGGTGAACGTCGCCGCGATGCCCCGGACCGTCAGTTTCGCCTTTGCGAACGCCGCCCACTCGCTGATGGTCGAGCGCCAGGAGGACCGCGAGCAGATCCACACCTACTACACCGCCCCCGAGAAGTACCTCGAGACGGAGCTCGCCGAGGAACTGCGCGATGGGGCGGCGCTACTCGAGGACCTGCTCGAGGAGGGGGCAGTCGCCGACGACCGGATCGAGGACCGACTCGAGAGCGCCCGCGGGTTGCTCGCGGAGTTCGACGAGCGCGGGACCACGATCGGCGCGAAGGAGATCGACGGCGACCACATCGTCGAACTGCCCGTCGCCTCCTTCTCGAACGTCAAGCCCTTCGAGGAACTCATCCTGTACAAACTCGGCGAGGACGGCGAGTTCGACTCCGTCTCGGAACTCGCCGAGGCGCTCGCACGCGAACTCAACGAGGAGTACACCGACAGCTTCCGCTCGAAGGTCATCTACAACGTCGACCGACTCGGACCGGGCGGGAAGGGGTACATCGAGCGCGAAGAACACGGGAAATCGTACCGGACCCGACTCTCGAGGATCGGCGAGTTGTGGGTGCGGGCACACTCCGACGCGGACTCGGACCGACGCGAGGAGTGA
- a CDS encoding FxLYD domain-containing protein: MELNRRRYLVTLGTTASALALAGCSESDSGDSGGGDANDNSGDSSNGNSDNSGGDSNSGNSNDENSGDGGGNDQPDVEILNHEFYEEEFSSGVRGTAVNNTDSEIGYVEATATFLDSEGTQIGEGLDNVSDLAGGREWEFDCMFTGQDASRIDTYEVEVSTGF, from the coding sequence ATGGAACTGAATCGGAGACGATACCTCGTAACGCTCGGAACGACCGCCAGCGCTCTCGCCCTCGCGGGCTGTTCAGAAAGTGACTCGGGAGACTCCGGTGGCGGAGACGCGAACGACAACAGCGGCGACAGCAGTAACGGTAACTCGGACAACAGTGGCGGCGACAGTAACAGTGGAAACAGCAACGACGAGAACAGCGGAGACGGTGGTGGCAACGACCAGCCCGACGTGGAAATCCTGAACCACGAGTTCTACGAGGAAGAGTTCTCGTCGGGCGTCCGTGGCACCGCCGTCAACAATACCGACAGTGAAATCGGCTACGTCGAGGCGACCGCGACGTTTCTCGACTCGGAAGGTACGCAGATAGGTGAAGGACTCGACAACGTGAGCGACCTTGCTGGTGGGCGTGAGTGGGAGTTCGACTGTATGTTCACCGGGCAGGACGCAAGCCGTATCGACACCTACGAGGTAGAGGTTTCGACCGGGTTCTGA
- a CDS encoding winged helix-turn-helix domain-containing protein, whose translation MRLSAEWTTLADERILEYLRENKSGTPTKMANHENIHFSRSYLSKRCKVLVDHGLIEDYGNAVFVLTDEGEAYLTGELNLNELEPDEE comes from the coding sequence ATGCGCCTTTCGGCGGAATGGACGACCCTTGCGGACGAGCGTATCTTGGAATATCTACGGGAGAACAAGAGCGGGACGCCGACAAAAATGGCGAACCACGAGAATATCCATTTCTCGCGGTCGTATCTATCCAAGCGGTGCAAGGTGCTGGTAGACCACGGGCTAATCGAGGACTACGGTAACGCGGTGTTCGTTCTCACCGACGAGGGAGAAGCGTACCTCACTGGCGAACTGAATCTTAACGAACTCGAACCCGACGAAGAGTAA